The Coccidioides posadasii str. Silveira chromosome 3, complete sequence genome contains a region encoding:
- a CDS encoding uncharacterized protein (EggNog:ENOG410PGYE~COG:Q) — protein MLNLTNILLIPPAAGALHVGYRYLQSYLEAERIRKLENTEDPPKAPNQGIFGINVYRDIAKHKEEHVFLQKNLERYDELGDTYTSDMFGRTYIDTRDPENIKAILSTQFEQFSLGDSRLDAFYPMLGEGIFTHVYGGGSKGEPWRHSRAVLRPQFARHQIQDLAKLEEFVQNLISRIPRNETCDLQELFFRLTLDTATDFLFGESVNSLLPDSPPKETQFYHDFTRGTEICMLRTLLGDLYFLQKDSSEFKRVSAFVQEYIDRFTHKALELHAAGKPTSYDSNGKYVFLEEISKSIRDPVRLRSELLNILLAGRDTTASLLSACFHQLARHKDVWDELRKEIMDNVGDRLPTYEDIKSLRYLRYVLNETLRLFPVVPWNGREAVVTTTLPRGGGPDGKSKILVKKGTFVLYSTWGLHRSKFYGEDTNEFRPSRWETIRPGWNYIPFNGGPRICLGQQYALVEASYVITRLLQVFKDIENRDPVLPFVEHTTLTLSSEHGAKVALTPA, from the exons ATGTTGAACCTCACGAATATACTGCTCATTCCGCCTGCGGCGGGTGCCCTTCATGTTGGGTACCGGTACCTGCAATCCTACCTGGAAGCGGAGCGCATCCGCAAGCTCGAAAACACTGAGGATCCGCCAAAGGCTCCGAATCAGGGTATCTTTGGCATCAATGTCTACCGAGACATAGCAAAGCACAAAGAGGAGCACGTATTTCTTCAGAAAAACCTCGAACGCTACGATGAACTCGGTGACACCTACACGTCTGACATGTTCGGTCGCACATACATCGACACCCGTGACCCTGAGAATATCAAGGCCATATTGTCTACGCAGTTTGAACAGTTTTCTCTTGGAGATTCCAGACTTGACGCTTTCTACCCCATGCTGGGAGAAGGAATATTCACACATGTATACGGCGGTGGTTCCAAGGGGGAGCCATGGAGACATTCCCGTGCGGTGCTTCGACCCCAATTTGCGAGACACCAAATACAGGATCTTGCAAAGCTAGAAGAGTTCGTTCAGAATCTTATCAGTAGAATACCCAGAAACGAAACGTGCGATCTCCAAGAGCTTTTCTTCCGACTTACTCTGGATACCG CAACTGATTTCCTGTTCGGCGAGAGTGTGAATAGTCTCCTTCCTGATAGTCCTCCAAAGGAGACGCAATTTTACCATGATTTTACTCGGGGTACAG AAATCTGCATGTTGCGCACGCTGCTGGGAGATCTGTATTTCCTTCAGAAAGACAGCAGCGAATTCAAGCGAGTTTCTGCTTTTGTTCAGGAGTATATCGACAGATTTACACACAAAGCCTTGGAGCTCCACGCTGCTGGAAAGCCTACGTCATATGATTCAAATGGCAAATATGTCTTCCTTGAGGAAATTTCCAAGAGCATCAGAGACCCAGTCCGGCTGCGATCAGAACTGCTCAACATTCTCCTTGCTGGAAGAGACACCACGGCGAGTCTTCTCTCCGCTTGCTTTCACCAGCTTGCACGGCATAAGGATGTCTGGGATGAATTGAGAAAAGAGATTATGGACAATGTCGGCGACAGGTTGCCTACCTACGAGGATATCAAGTCCTTGAGGTATCTGCGATACGTGCTTAATGAAA CACTCCGTTTATTCCCAGTCGTCCCATGGAATGGGCGTGAAGCCGTTGTAACAACAACCCTGCCCCGCGGTGGTGGCCCGGAtggaaaaagcaaaattcTAGTAAAGAAGGGTACCTTCGTCCTCTACTCAACCTGGGGCCTCCATCGCAGTAAATTCTACGGCGAAGACACGAACGAGTTTAGGCCGAGCCGATGGGAAACGATACGGCCAGGGTGGAATTATATCCCATTCAACGGTGGGCCTAGAATATGCTTGGGCC AGCAATACGCCTTAGTTGAAGCCTCATATGTGATTACCAGGCTTCTCCAAGTTTTCAAGGATATTGAGAACCGAGATCCCGTACTGCCTTTTGTCGAGCACACGACTCTTACACTCTCGAGCGAACACGGGGCCAAGGTTGCGCTCACACCAGCCTGA
- a CDS encoding uncharacterized protein (EggNog:ENOG410PH6F~COG:P~TransMembrane:12 (i186-208o214-232i253-271o291-309i321-347o367-390i411-432o452-471i483-506o512-539i551-570o626-645i)~BUSCO:3479at33183) has product MHSPRHSAEGSSQGPQCSHATSYAPHTDSQRSDVELRSLTSAQRYSDHNQNPRHTDDISAAGSDDEFSCSSEFELLEEGLNSSLVSSEDSRGRRPMTRKHNSLKRRSSRPSLKLAFGENGHANGGMDSGVGLRRKDVSLDSTTSLASRVMNRSDFSLDDEPPPTPQTPGLSSTSFADLPAYDQRNFLLLVLLYFLQGVPMGLAMGSVPFLLKPFLSYTQIGIFSLASYPYSLKLLWSPIVDAVWSPKFGRRKSWITPIQTVSGLAMVYLGSRVESMMAATEAQGTDGVWNFTGWWFLLVFLCATQDIAVDGWAISLLSPQNIAYASTAQTVGLTAGNFLSYTVFLAFNSPDFANRWFRTTPTDDGLITLGGYLTFWGWAYLAITLGLAVFKKEDRTKERDSITDVYKSMWGVLKLKNIQTIIIIHLIAKIGFQANEAVTNLKLIDKGFGQDNMALVVLIDFPFEIGLGYFAGKWSTEYTPMRLWCWSFVGRLVAAVLAQIVVMIFPKTPVPGWYIFVVILEHVFSTSMSTIMFVAVSAFHARISDPTIGGTYMTLLATVSNLGGTFPKFFVLKFVDFFAKAICTPPSNHPSNIKSPVTSPFSCALEADKHRCIAGGGTCHIERDGFYITNILCVIIGVVTFWTYIKGAVLKLQKLPLRAWRLSAGSGNR; this is encoded by the exons ATGCACTCTCCGCGCCACTCCGCCGAAGGTTCTTCCCAGGGGCCCCAGTGCTCCCATGCTACCTCATATGCACCGCATACCGATAGCCAGCGTAGCGACGTGGAACTCCGCTCTCTGACGTCTGCGCAACGGTACTCTGATCATAACCAAAACCCTCGCCATACTGACGATATCAGCGCGGCAGGGAGCGACGACGAATTTTCCTGCTCCTCAGAATTCGAACTTTTGGAAGAGGGCTTGAACAGCAGTTTGGTATCCAGCGAGGATTCAAGGGGTCGACGACCAATGACTCGAAAGCACAATTCACTCAAGCGCCGTTCATCCAGACCTAGCCTTAAGCTCGCGTTTGGCGAGAACGGCCACGCGAACGGCGGCATGGATTCCGGCGTTGGGCTGCGAAGAAAGGATGTCTCCCTAGACTCCACGACATCGCTCGCCTCACGGGTTATGAACAGATCAGACTTCTCCCTGGACGATGAGCCGCCGCCTACTCCGCAGACACCGGGGCTCTCAAGCACGAGCTTTGCAGACTTGCCTGCGTACGAccagagaaactttcttttGCTAGTTCTGCTTTACTTTCTACAGGGAGTTCCTATGGGCCTCGCGATGGGTTCCGTACCGTTCCTTCTCAAGCCATTCCTCTCCTACACCCAAATCGGCATCTTCTCACTCGCCTCCTACCCATATTCCCTAAAGCTACTATGGAGTCCTATAGTGGACGCGGTTTGGAGCCCCAAATTTGGAAGGAGAAAGAGTTGGATAACACCGATTCAGACCGTTTCTGGCCTCGCCATGGTGTATCTGGGCAGCAGAGTCGAGAGCATGATGGCTGCAACCGAAGCGCAAGGCACGGACGGTGTCTGGAACTTTACCGGCTGGTGGTTCCTCCTCGTCTTCCTCTGCGCAACTCAGGACATTGCCGTTGACGGTTGGGCTATTTCGCTTTTGTCTCCACAGAACATTGCCTACGCATCCACCGCACAGACCGTTGGCCTCACCGCTGGGAACTTTCTTTCATACACGGTCTTCTTAGCGTTCAATTCTCCCGATTTCGCGAATAGGTGGTTCCGAACAACCCCAACGGATGACGGGCTTATTACTCTAGGAGGCTACCTCACATTTTGGGGCTGGGCGTACTTGGCCATTACCCTGGGTTTGGCAGTATTCAAGAAAGAGGATAGGACAAAGGAGCGAGATAGCATCACGGATGTTTACAAGTCGATGTGGGGTGTACTGAAGCTGAAGAATATTCAGACCATCATCATAATCCATCTTATCGCCAAAATCGGCTTCCAGGCAAATGAGGCTGTAACTAACCTTAAGCTAATTGATAAGGGCTTTGGTCAAGATAACATGGCTCTGGTTGTCCTTATTGATTTCCCATTTGAAATTGGCCTGGGTTACTTTGCCGGCAAATGGTCGACCGAGTACACGCCAATGAGGCTGTGGTGCTGGTCGTTTGTTGGAAGACTTGTTGCTGCGGTCCTGGCCCAAATCGTTGTGATGATCTTCCCCAAAACCCCGGTTCCTGGATGGTATATATTTGTTGTCATCTTGGAGCATGTCTTCTCAACATCCATGAGTACAATCATGTTCGTAGCTGTTTCCGCCTTCCATGCTCGAATCTCCGATCCAACGATCGGTGGCACTTACATGACGCTCCTCGCAAC CGTATCGAACCTTGGGGGAACGTTTCCAAAGTTCTTCGTTCTCAAATTTGTTGATTTCTTCGCCAAAGCCATCTGCACCCCGCCTTCCAATCACCCTTCAAATATAAAGTCACCTGTCACGTCGCCCTTCTCGTGCGCTCTCGAGGCGGATAAGCATCGCTGCATCGCAGGGGGCGGTACATGTCATATCGAACGTGACGGTTTCTATATCACTAATATCCTTTGCGTTATCATCGGAGTGGTCACCTTCTGGACATATATTAAGGGTGCGGTGCTCAAGTTGCAGAAGCTGCCTTTGAGAGCATGGCGACTATCTGCAGGCAGTGGGAATAGATGA
- a CDS encoding uncharacterized protein (EggNog:ENOG410PNBY~COG:S~BUSCO:11688at33183): MEQTTPPEPDPSLVLDEEISKLRSEIQNLTKCRRVLSASLLSTNAVQSALGRQNASDSNPSLVPVVLDSQNHALSNHHRAVFSTTSFPFKDPSPHSRSQNLLGIRIDICTRGGRYSKPYYLLLKRAHSDQKLLRVHRHTIPAFIPLNQLERRYLAVPDVDFELQQALKAKPGKQDLKRFVRQLRRELVAWHLRRDAIAWLREELGIDKVECVRDSQGSDSLAVKLGISSITPASLETRYLRFEWRDGRVGQIQLSSQGLVERAVVVSSEGRDMTTENLFLRGDRRIETAVQRLLDANMTG; this comes from the exons ATGGAACAAACTACTCCACCAGAACCCGATCCGTCGCTTGTTCTCGATGAAGAGATATCGAAACTCCGCTCTGAAA TTCAAAATCTGACAAAGTGCCGACGGGTTTTATCAGCCAGTCTGCTCTCCACCAATGCAGTTCAGAGTGCTCTAGGACGACAAAATGCGTCCGATTCAAATCCAAGCCTCGTCCCCGTTGTCTTGGACAGCCAGAACCACGCGCTTTCCAACCACCATCGAGCTGTGTTTTCCACCACATCGTTCCCTTTCAAGGACCCTTCCCCGCACTCCCGGTCGCAGAATCTCTTGGGAATACGTATTGACATCTGTACCCGAGGCGGCAGATACTCTAAACCGTATTATCTCCTACTCAAACGTGCACACAGCGACCAAAAATTGCTGCGAGTTCACAGACATACCATACCCGCGTTCATTCCGTTAAATCAGCTAGAAAGAAGGTATCTCGCCGTGCCAGACGTCGACTTCGAACTTCAGCAAGCCTTAAAGGCAAAACCGGGAAAACAAGACCTCAAGAGGTTTGTTCGCCAGCTCAGACGAGAACTCGTTGCATGGCACTTGCGGAGAGACGCTATCGCGTGGCTTCGAGAGGAGCTGGGTATTGACAAAGTCGAGTGTGTCAGGGATTCTCAAGGGTCAGATTCACTTGCCGTAAAGCTTGGAATATCGTCTATAACACCAGCCTCACTTGAGACACGTTACCTCCGTTTTGAATGGCGCGATGGGCGTGTGGGTCAGATTCAATTGTCTAGTCAAGGGCTCGTCGAGCGCGCAGTGGTTGTGAGCAGCGAAGGCCGTGATATGACAACGGAAAATCTGTTTTTGAGAGGCGATCGTAGGATTGAGACCGCGGTTCAAAGGCTACTCGATGCGAACATGACTGGCTAA
- a CDS encoding uncharacterized protein (EggNog:ENOG410PXPK): protein MDLTRPSTSELQGNVRSLQISSADENHYCETVLLLPEGQTEDNVDNRLLGDARALGLTVCNDGSGSYSTEDPREGNDGSSISSQYALPSTITPSPTRTLSSFSTPWSLKERISSSRHSIASLSTCPTTCSISESEPRQSIADFRPTRHSLNLEGIDRGFKFGLKHAISRIPNLRRRKGSALGILPSTTPSELSSSPSNGLRDIRQGRSLDINTTESLASRDTLAPIDEGCLRRSLVTPELKAMRAAHEGQMQRYLIFRRKMLVPILRGHRRTLEETKSRHIKAVEDLVAQNSQKAVRREERDLMAELSLTEEFKREKQALQSRIRYMEAYFITPPPETQLGDNSAESRLPQRRYSKEYRDLLRQKQHELATMDSLHESKIKVLRDTQAKHYENALKKWEQDVRLLEEANERDLRDLENRCREEKDVALGWLEAKRARLQARWMLEESILRKKLEIDTQEYYSPLPKLSFGDIGDDTSIDIARPSNDQQTVGRIACKTPEKRHS from the exons ATGGATTTGACAAGGCCATCAACTTCCGAACTTCAGGGCAATGTTCGCTCTTTGCAGATTTCCTCCGCAGACGAAAATCATTACTGCGAAACCGTTCTGCTCTTACCCGAAGGCCAAACTGAAGATAATGTTGACAACCGGCTTCTTGGTGATGCAAGGGCGCTTGGCCTGACCGTCTGTAACGATGGCTCCGGCTCTTATTCTACGGAGGATCCTAGAGAAGGGAATGATGGAAGTTCAATTTCGAGTCAATATGCGCTGCCATCCACGATTACCCCGTCCCCGACCCGAACGCTATCTTCCTTCTCTACGCCTTGGTCTCTAAAGGAACGCATATCGAGCAGTCGACACTCTATCGCCTCGTTGTCCACATGCCCCACGACTTGCAGCATCAGCGAATCGGAGCCAAGGCAATCAATTGCTGACTTCCGTCCCACAAGACACTCTCTCAACCTCGAAGGCATCGATAGGGGATTTAAATTCGGCCTAAAGCATGCAATTTCCCGAATTCCAAACCTTCGCAGACGGAAAGGGTCTGCACTTGGGATTCTTCCTTCAACCACGCCATCAGAGCTCAGCTCGAGCCCATCCAATGGTCTTCGTGACATACGACAAGGAAGAAGCCTAGACATCAACACCACCGAGTCTTTAGCCAGTAGGGACACTCTTGCACCAATCGACGAAGGGTGTCTGCGGCGGAGTTTAGTCACTCCGGAATTAAAAGCCATGCGTGCCGCTCATGAAGGTCAGATGCAGAGATATTTGATATTTCGGAGGAAGATGTTGGTACCCATTTTGCGTGGTCATCGTCGCACTCTCGAGGAGACTAAGAGCCGGCATATTAAGGCCGTGGAGGATTTGGTCGCGCAG AATTCCCAGAAGGCTGTTCGTCGAGAAGAGCGGGACCTGATGGCGGAGCTTTCTTTGACTGAAGAATTCAAGCGTGAAAAGCAGGCCTTGCAGAGCCGCATACGTTATATGGAAGCTTATTTCATAACCCCACCGCCAGAAACGCAACTTGGAGACAACAGCGCAGAGTCCCGATTACCGCAGCGGAGATACAGCAAGGAGTATAGAGACCTCCTCCGGCAAAAGCAGCACGAACTTGCCACAATGGACTCTCTACACGAATCAAAGATCAAGGTTCTTCGAGATACGCAGGCGAAGCATTACGAAAATGCTCTGAAGAAATGGGAACAGGACGTTcgtcttcttgaagaagctAATGAGCGCGACCTTCGTGATCTAGAAAATCGTTGTCGCGAAGAAAAAGATGTCGCTCTTGGCTGGCTCGAAGCCAAACGAGCTCGTCTACAGGCAAGATGGATGCTTGAAGAAAGTATTCTTCGAAAGAAGCTCGAAATCGATACCCAAGAATATTACAGCCCTCTTCCGAAGTTATCCTTTGGGGATATCGGAGATGATACCTCTATTGATATAGCGCGCCCTAGCAATGATCAACAGACCGTTGGGCGGATAGCATGCAAAACCCCTGAAAAACGACATTCGTGA
- a CDS encoding uncharacterized protein (EggNog:ENOG410PND5~COG:S), translated as MDVKYDLHTQGSAIEPPAGEESPEPMSSSESDSDSSAGPGIPFKRFGKFSLHRPRNTEMDEDEDDEESPAFLPFENVCQRPAPTVENDPGATLRQEPDKSHRTRESLHKEITATASTSTTSSGIGSTSSGYDVQRRHPRLGALSPRRTAELARLSPRHQGKRSDGTPSMGSSFSDLDDASVTQSALEEALLSHMQNGGVASRMSTFSQALRSRYL; from the exons ATGGACGTGAAATACGATCTTCACACACAGGGCTCAGCGATAGAGCCTCCTGCAGGCGAGGAGAGTCCTGAGCCGATGTCATCGTCTGAATCGGACTCTGACAGTTCAGCCGGACCCGGTATCCCTTTCAAACGGTTCGGCAAATTCTCTTTGCATAGACCCCGAAATACCGAaatggatgaagacgagGATGATGAAGAGTCGCCGGCGTTTCTACCCTTTGAAAATGTGTGCCAGCGGCCCGCTCCCACAGTGGAAAATGACCCCGGGGCCACCCTTCGCCAGGAGCCCGACAAGAGCCACAGGACGCGAGAGTCGCTGCACAAGGAGATTACGGCAACAGCGTCTACCAGCACTACCAGTTCAGGAATAGGATCTACCTCGTCTGGCTACGATGTGCAGCGGAGGCATCCCCGGCTTGGAGCGCTAAGTCCGCGACGGACCGCCGAACTGGCACGTCTGAGCCCACGTCATCAGGGCAAACGCAGCGACGGCACACCCAGCATGGGCAGTAGTTTCAGCGACCTGGATG ATGCCAGCGTGACTCAATCGGCCTTGGAAGAGGCGTTGCTTAGCCATATGCAGAATGGAGGAGTCGCTAGTAGGATGAGCACATTCAGCCAAGCATTACGGAGTAGGTATCTATGA